The following are encoded together in the Bicyclus anynana chromosome 2, ilBicAnyn1.1, whole genome shotgun sequence genome:
- the LOC112045567 gene encoding uncharacterized protein LOC112045567 produces the protein MKIDNITTMSVNNDLSDSTESAPKLRMKPAVNKIFCCSVTAASGFVAAYALVAYAIALIYEIVWLVESQAGLPVPSVLLMLCYCIVISATVTLVHGLISKNNTFLLAWLIAVILVLIPECALVFYMSISHWGLQGVYGGAELACYVARLPAIVCGVVLVQSAYALREARKGDYGNPAAVSGSEFDASHFVPDSPSAFTNDGFLADNGKSGSMPDLRRHLASRQSMSMGYPPMMLPQPPPAYWQHLADRQYAASLRGFPKSFAPPQNFGTWVGPRTGPFFDNPYKRRHSVVGAFNNDEYPSKGYDFEDRMDCKSEMAYPYRPYIYDPRMYPPDYDPRFFQNDLYGNLRHDPYHFSGSRERVFYGIRNSHNSVGNESDDLTKYKDVAL, from the exons ATGAAGATCGATAATATAACCACAATGTCGGTCAACAACGACCTCAGCGACTCCACGGAGTCAGCGCCGAAGTTGCGGATGAAGCCGGCTGTCAACAAGATATTCTGTTGTAGCGTCACGGCTGCCTCGGGGTTCGTGGCAGCATATGCTTTG GTAGCGTACGCCATAGCCTTAATCTACGAGATAGTTTGGCTGGTGGAGTCTCAGGCCGGGCTGCCCGTGCCGTCTGTGCTGCTCATGCTGTGCTACTGCATTGTCATCTCCGCTACCGTCACGCTGGTGCATGGACTCATCTCG aaaaaCAACACATTTCTATTGGCGTGGCTGATAGCGGTCATCCTTGTCCTAATACCAGAATGTGCTCTAGTCTTCTACATGTCTATAAGTCATTGG GGTCTGCAAGGAGTGTACGGCGGCGCGGAGCTGGCGTGCTACGTGGCGCGACTGCCGGCCATTGTGTGCGGTGTAGTCCTTGTACAGTCCGCGTACGCGTTACGAGAAGCCAG GAAGGGCGACTACGGCAACCCGGCCGCAGTGAGCGGCAGTGAGTTTGACGCCAGCCACTTCGTGCCGGACTCGCCCAGCGCCTTCACAAATGATGGCTTCTTGGCTGACAAcg GGAAATCTGGATCAATGCCCGACCTCCGCCGTCACCTAGCTTCCCGTCAGTCCATGAGTATGGGCTACCCGCCGATGATGCTGCCTCAGCCGCCGCCCGCCTACTGGCAACACCTCGCCGACCGGCAGTACGCCGCCAGCCTCAGAGGATTCCCTAAATCCTTCGCCCCCCCACAGAACTTCGGCACATGGGTCGGCCCCAGAACAGGACCGTTCTTCGACAATCCATACAAGAGAAGGCATTCCGTGGTCGGCGCTTTCAACAATGACGAATACCCATCAAAAGGCTACGATTTCGAAGATAGAATGGACTGCAAAAGTGAAATGGCCTATCCATACAGACCGTATATTTACGATCCAAGAATGTATCCCCCAGATTACGACCCGCGGTTCTTCCAGAACGATCTATACGGCAACCTGCGGCACGATCCGTATCATTTTAGCGGTTCAAGGGAAAGAGTTTTCTATGGTATAAGAAATAGTCATAACTCAGTTGGCAATGAATCGGATGATCTGACTAAGTATAAGGATGTAGCTCTCTAG